Proteins encoded by one window of Halobacteriovorax sp. GB3:
- a CDS encoding HNH endonuclease → MRTLLLDNSYFPVQIVSWQKAILLLFTGRAEVVDEYEEHHIQTVSSSYPRPKILRLFSRHQTSRSVKFSRQNVFLRDNYTCQYCFKPFPHQQLTFDHVIPQSKGGPTSWQNIVTCCQRCNNKKGNKLLSEMGIKLQKIPSEPDWHPTMCLKLKNDDPKEWFDWLRLKKKEESLCA, encoded by the coding sequence ATGCGAACCTTACTTTTAGATAACTCCTACTTTCCGGTTCAGATTGTTAGTTGGCAAAAAGCGATTCTCTTGCTTTTCACTGGTCGGGCCGAGGTTGTAGATGAATATGAGGAACACCACATTCAAACGGTGAGCTCATCTTATCCTCGCCCCAAAATCTTACGTCTCTTCTCACGCCATCAAACCTCACGCTCCGTAAAATTCTCTCGTCAAAATGTTTTCCTTCGGGACAATTACACATGCCAATATTGCTTTAAACCCTTCCCCCATCAGCAGTTAACCTTTGACCACGTTATCCCCCAAAGCAAAGGTGGACCAACGAGTTGGCAAAATATTGTTACCTGCTGTCAAAGATGTAACAATAAAAAGGGCAACAAACTCTTAAGTGAAATGGGAATAAAGCTTCAAAAAATTCCCTCCGAACCAGATTGGCATCCCACCATGTGCCTCAAGCTTAAAAATGATGACCCTAAAGAATGGTTTGATTGGTTACGCCTTAAAAAGAAAGAAGAATCTCTCTGCGCATAG
- a CDS encoding amino acid ABC transporter ATP-binding protein, whose protein sequence is MIEIKNLSKSFDENHVLKNISMDIAKGEVVVVIGPSGSGKSTLLRCVNHLEVPTGGLVYYRGESIGVKEESGKIVKRKESVLNKQRSHIGMVFQSFNLFGHLSVLENIIEAPIQLGRMKKSAAIEKAIILLEKVGLKDKKDAYPSSLSGGQKQRVAIARALAMEPDVMLFDEPTSALDPELVGEVLEVMKDLANEGMTMMVVTHEMGFAKEVGSRVVFMDEGKIVEQDSPEKIFSSPAHERTKSFLSKIIH, encoded by the coding sequence ATTATTGAAATAAAAAATCTTTCAAAGAGTTTTGATGAAAACCATGTCTTAAAAAATATTAGTATGGATATTGCTAAGGGGGAGGTTGTCGTTGTCATTGGTCCAAGTGGATCGGGAAAATCAACTCTTCTTCGTTGTGTAAACCATCTTGAAGTACCAACAGGCGGTCTCGTTTATTACAGGGGAGAGTCCATTGGTGTTAAAGAAGAGTCCGGTAAAATTGTAAAGCGCAAAGAAAGTGTTCTCAATAAACAACGCTCTCACATTGGTATGGTTTTTCAATCATTCAACCTCTTTGGTCATTTAAGTGTCTTAGAAAATATCATTGAGGCCCCTATTCAACTTGGAAGAATGAAAAAAAGTGCGGCCATAGAAAAGGCCATTATTCTTTTGGAAAAGGTAGGCTTAAAAGATAAAAAAGATGCTTATCCATCTAGTTTATCTGGTGGTCAAAAGCAACGTGTGGCCATCGCTAGAGCTCTTGCTATGGAGCCGGATGTGATGCTTTTTGATGAACCAACGAGTGCACTAGATCCTGAACTTGTTGGTGAAGTTTTAGAAGTTATGAAAGATCTCGCCAATGAAGGGATGACAATGATGGTTGTAACGCACGAGATGGGTTTTGCTAAAGAAGTTGGCTCGCGTGTTGTCTTCATGGATGAAGGGAAAATCGTCGAGCAAGATAGTCCTGAAAAAATATTTAGCTCACCTGCCCACGAGCGAACGAAGTCTTTTCTATCAAAGATTATTCACTAA
- a CDS encoding penicillin-insensitive murein endopeptidase, whose translation MKNLILLLVLFLILQKTFASEAIGFYSSGSLIDGIHIQNETQEIDKLFIMRKRFYTTQEMADLLIELNTHMRALDSQIETLQLGDLSKDGGGKVAGHKSHQNGLDVDVVYYQVDFNKQSPESSSWKHNFVYKNNVTQNFHMNNNWEAFKFLVQTKTVNRIFVDWAVKKAFCQNKEELYQNDTKEVVEEVLRRLRPAKHHKTHFHIRMFCPSKDTRCKDQAQPVKGTACREAINGPPKPIQKPRDHQTRRRDRR comes from the coding sequence ATGAAAAATTTAATCCTCCTTCTCGTTCTTTTTTTGATTTTACAAAAAACTTTCGCTTCAGAAGCAATAGGTTTTTATTCAAGTGGATCACTAATTGATGGTATTCACATTCAAAATGAGACACAAGAAATTGATAAACTCTTCATCATGAGAAAACGCTTTTATACCACACAAGAAATGGCGGATCTACTGATTGAACTCAATACACACATGAGAGCACTAGACTCTCAAATTGAAACTCTCCAGTTAGGGGACCTTTCAAAAGATGGTGGAGGAAAGGTCGCTGGGCACAAGAGCCACCAAAATGGACTCGATGTAGATGTTGTCTACTATCAAGTAGATTTTAACAAACAAAGCCCAGAAAGCTCTTCATGGAAACATAATTTCGTTTACAAAAACAACGTGACTCAGAATTTTCATATGAACAACAACTGGGAAGCTTTTAAGTTTCTTGTGCAAACAAAAACAGTCAATCGTATTTTTGTTGATTGGGCCGTAAAAAAAGCATTCTGCCAGAATAAAGAAGAACTCTATCAAAATGACACAAAAGAAGTTGTCGAAGAAGTCCTTCGTCGTCTAAGGCCTGCAAAACATCACAAGACTCACTTTCACATAAGAATGTTTTGCCCAAGTAAGGATACTCGTTGTAAAGACCAAGCACAACCAGTTAAGGGGACGGCATGCCGTGAGGCCATTAATGGACCTCCTAAACCAATCCAAAAACCGCGCGATCACCAAACAAGACGTCGCGATCGAAGATAA
- a CDS encoding GreA/GreB family elongation factor encodes MKIDKIELKLSLESTLEHDLNKAKEAAKSTHDLVTADDMQQEGKYDTRRIEASYLAGAQARRVEELTQDYNLIKSFHPREFDEQSEINLGAFVVLKDENNKKTHYFITPALSGMTIDFEGLRVHCLALGSPMAQELLRLEKGDNVEIESPQGDLEFEIVEIY; translated from the coding sequence ATGAAAATAGATAAAATAGAACTTAAATTATCTCTTGAAAGCACTCTTGAACATGACCTGAATAAGGCGAAAGAGGCCGCAAAAAGTACGCACGATCTTGTCACAGCAGATGATATGCAACAAGAGGGGAAATACGATACGAGAAGAATTGAGGCCAGTTATCTCGCAGGGGCCCAGGCTAGAAGAGTTGAAGAACTCACTCAAGACTACAACCTTATCAAGAGTTTTCATCCAAGAGAATTTGATGAACAAAGCGAGATTAATCTTGGTGCCTTTGTCGTTTTAAAAGACGAAAACAATAAAAAAACTCACTATTTCATCACTCCCGCTCTAAGCGGAATGACCATTGATTTTGAAGGACTTAGAGTTCACTGTCTAGCACTTGGCTCGCCCATGGCCCAAGAGCTTCTTCGCCTTGAAAAAGGAGATAATGTTGAGATTGAATCCCCTCAGGGAGATTTAGAATTTGAGATTGTTGAGATCTACTAA
- a CDS encoding YtfJ family protein, translating to MKFITKIKYLTALVGFIGSAFALGPVTLEKELGGKLDGTAWSSDSLRNKVHVLFYVDPDEKELNEHVGERLKKENFDRKNYASIAVINMDATWLPNFALESALKKKQEKYPDTLYVKDLKKVLVSKWELKDDSSNVLLFDKSGKLIFKIEGKASNDQLESLVKMIKENL from the coding sequence ATGAAATTTATCACAAAAATCAAATACTTAACTGCTCTAGTCGGTTTCATAGGTAGTGCCTTCGCTCTAGGCCCTGTAACTCTTGAAAAAGAGCTGGGTGGCAAACTTGATGGGACGGCCTGGTCCTCAGATTCTCTTAGGAATAAAGTTCATGTTTTATTTTACGTTGACCCTGATGAAAAAGAACTCAATGAGCACGTAGGGGAGCGCCTGAAAAAAGAAAATTTTGATAGAAAGAATTATGCTTCTATTGCTGTCATAAATATGGATGCAACTTGGTTACCTAATTTCGCTCTTGAAAGTGCACTTAAAAAGAAGCAAGAAAAGTATCCTGATACACTTTATGTTAAAGACTTGAAAAAAGTATTGGTGTCTAAATGGGAATTAAAAGATGATTCTTCAAATGTTCTTCTATTTGATAAATCTGGAAAATTAATTTTTAAGATTGAAGGAAAGGCCAGTAATGACCAATTAGAGTCTCTTGTTAAAATGATTAAAGAAAATCTATAA
- a CDS encoding HD domain-containing phosphohydrolase gives MFKRTKILLLSKPNGLSDVITFNLESEFSFEVKGFQSIGDLKTFTEASQDFFAYITEGSMSLGAIKELYDDYSSSKKEVPFFVVANKTFYEELEAPKAIYIDKEKPIEAINNYISELFMENPHIKPQEYCPISFKLLTAFEGAKTDVYIQLPSGRYLKLFQQYDKITEEDVLRFQKKGVQTLYLKKRTAQWILKQFTTNLRSTIESIESGKKIKMKPLPKEEQEEVQAEQESSGGLADMLAEIKKERMQALGEESDELGPIKVHADDPVEEPVEQNQENEKIKKIEQRIDGTFALDEEFKKEIQKKTVKAVKIMAKKPSLKKLLEKMQLNRDPNDYVKNHVNLLTRVTCSLAHLMDWSHESTLEKLIFVSYMHDITLVEHPHLAKIQTLAEYKEIEGTLSDEEKRLFIKHPEDIRKIIEELEEAPVDADKIIYQHHELPEKDGFPNQLGHQRILPLASLFIIAHDLVVYIINHEDWTMKGYLKEAKEKYIGSNFTKILRKMKTLEL, from the coding sequence ATGTTTAAAAGAACAAAAATTCTTCTTCTCTCAAAACCAAATGGTTTAAGTGATGTTATCACTTTTAACTTAGAGAGTGAGTTCTCATTTGAAGTGAAAGGTTTTCAAAGTATAGGAGACTTGAAAACTTTTACAGAGGCTTCGCAGGACTTCTTTGCCTATATTACCGAGGGATCGATGAGTCTTGGTGCTATAAAAGAGCTCTACGACGATTACTCTTCAAGTAAAAAAGAAGTCCCTTTCTTTGTTGTGGCCAATAAAACTTTTTATGAGGAGCTAGAGGCGCCTAAGGCCATTTATATCGATAAGGAAAAGCCAATTGAGGCCATTAATAATTATATCAGTGAACTCTTTATGGAAAACCCCCATATTAAGCCTCAAGAATACTGCCCTATTAGCTTCAAGTTACTAACAGCTTTTGAAGGAGCTAAAACAGATGTCTATATCCAGCTTCCTTCTGGACGCTATTTAAAACTCTTTCAACAATATGACAAAATTACTGAAGAAGATGTTTTAAGGTTTCAAAAAAAGGGCGTACAGACTCTCTATTTAAAAAAGAGAACGGCCCAATGGATTTTAAAACAATTCACAACAAATCTTCGAAGCACGATTGAATCCATTGAATCCGGTAAGAAAATAAAAATGAAGCCCCTTCCTAAAGAGGAACAAGAAGAAGTGCAAGCTGAGCAAGAGAGTTCTGGTGGACTTGCCGACATGCTTGCTGAAATTAAAAAAGAGCGTATGCAGGCCCTCGGGGAAGAATCTGATGAACTTGGACCAATTAAGGTTCACGCAGATGACCCTGTAGAAGAACCGGTAGAACAAAATCAAGAAAATGAAAAGATCAAAAAAATTGAGCAGCGAATCGATGGAACATTTGCTCTTGATGAGGAATTCAAAAAAGAGATTCAAAAAAAGACAGTAAAGGCCGTGAAGATTATGGCGAAGAAGCCGTCTTTAAAGAAACTCCTTGAGAAAATGCAACTCAATCGCGATCCAAATGACTATGTCAAAAACCATGTAAACCTACTGACAAGAGTTACTTGCTCCCTTGCTCACCTTATGGACTGGTCACACGAATCAACTTTGGAAAAACTCATTTTTGTCTCTTATATGCACGATATTACCCTTGTAGAGCATCCCCATCTAGCAAAAATTCAAACTCTAGCAGAGTATAAAGAAATCGAAGGAACACTTAGTGACGAAGAAAAGAGACTTTTCATTAAACACCCTGAGGACATAAGAAAAATCATCGAAGAATTAGAAGAGGCCCCTGTTGATGCCGATAAAATTATCTATCAACATCACGAGCTTCCAGAGAAAGATGGTTTTCCTAATCAACTTGGTCACCAGAGAATTTTGCCCTTGGCCTCTCTTTTTATTATTGCTCATGACCTAGTCGTTTATATTATTAATCATGAAGATTGGACAATGAAAGGTTATTTAAAAGAAGCAAAAGAGAAGTATATAGGAAGTAACTTTACGAAGATTTTAAGAAAAATGAAAACATTAGAACTATAA
- a CDS encoding N-acetylmuramoyl-L-alanine amidase family protein, which produces MKLIFATLLFILTVNIHANVVLIDPGHGGEDCGAKAKIWKKKKLSVLCEKEVALEIAKRIHKKLNKTDHIKAYLTRTIDRTLTLEQRAEYADKIGADIFVSIHLNSSHSRSSNGVETYFLNNHEDAAVKKIEQVENKNSKGEELIINQILADLVIGLTAPKSKKLAYFIHANISKRVVPKYKLSDRGIKPALFYVLALSKRPSVLLEAGFLSNKKEVQKVLSDQFQEEYASAVYRGIVRYFGKKKKKIPLF; this is translated from the coding sequence ATGAAATTGATCTTTGCAACTCTCCTATTCATTCTCACTGTCAACATTCATGCGAATGTTGTTCTCATTGACCCAGGTCATGGAGGAGAAGACTGTGGAGCGAAAGCAAAAATCTGGAAAAAAAAGAAATTATCCGTACTATGTGAAAAAGAAGTGGCCCTTGAAATCGCGAAAAGAATTCACAAGAAGCTCAATAAAACGGATCACATTAAGGCCTACCTCACTCGCACAATTGATCGAACTCTCACACTAGAGCAAAGAGCAGAATATGCAGATAAAATAGGTGCCGATATTTTCGTCAGTATCCACTTGAATTCATCTCACTCTCGAAGCTCAAATGGTGTTGAGACCTATTTTCTGAATAACCACGAAGATGCTGCGGTAAAAAAGATTGAGCAAGTAGAAAACAAAAACAGCAAAGGTGAAGAATTGATTATTAATCAAATTCTCGCAGATCTCGTTATTGGACTAACTGCTCCAAAATCAAAGAAGCTTGCCTACTTCATCCATGCAAATATCTCAAAGCGTGTTGTTCCAAAGTACAAACTTTCTGATCGTGGAATTAAGCCGGCCCTTTTTTATGTACTCGCACTTTCTAAAAGACCGAGCGTTCTTCTTGAAGCGGGATTTCTTTCCAATAAAAAAGAAGTCCAAAAAGTTCTCTCGGACCAATTCCAAGAAGAGTACGCCTCGGCCGTCTATCGCGGGATCGTTCGCTATTTTGGAAAAAAGAAAAAGAAAATTCCTCTTTTCTAA
- a CDS encoding trypsin-like serine peptidase: MRSLPTILIFSVISLCSFSSDKILYGEDDRVEADSFYAYEYWSQKDAVAGMVEKDRLWEFKGYLNFEYISLETLGVQGSASFLKQPLLPTCSGFLISDELLVTASHCIKDKKDCDSHYWFFDYSLDKAKDFRFKKEDAYSCKEIVKTKFLPEEGIDFTVIRLDKKVLDREPLKFRSSGKISNDQELVMIGHPLGLPKKVTKNGYVWHNDSTHFFSANLDAYSGNSGSPVLNAQTKEVEGILVRGSQDFEDQDDGTMTVNICVEGDRREECLYGEDITRITSLGLEKLL; encoded by the coding sequence ATGCGCTCATTGCCAACAATCCTTATTTTCTCTGTGATTTCTCTCTGTTCATTTTCATCTGATAAAATTCTCTATGGAGAGGATGATCGTGTTGAAGCTGACAGCTTTTATGCTTACGAATACTGGTCACAAAAAGATGCCGTCGCTGGAATGGTTGAAAAAGATCGTTTATGGGAGTTCAAAGGATATTTGAATTTTGAATATATCAGTCTTGAGACTTTAGGTGTTCAGGGAAGTGCAAGCTTTTTGAAGCAGCCTCTTCTTCCAACATGTAGTGGTTTTTTAATTTCTGACGAACTACTTGTTACGGCCTCTCACTGTATAAAAGATAAAAAAGATTGTGATAGTCATTATTGGTTTTTTGATTATTCATTGGATAAGGCAAAAGATTTTCGTTTTAAAAAAGAAGATGCTTATTCATGTAAAGAAATCGTTAAAACGAAGTTTCTTCCTGAAGAGGGAATCGATTTTACTGTGATTCGACTTGATAAAAAAGTTCTCGATCGTGAACCCTTAAAGTTTAGAAGTTCTGGTAAAATTTCTAATGATCAGGAACTTGTTATGATCGGACATCCTCTTGGTCTACCTAAGAAAGTGACAAAGAATGGTTATGTTTGGCATAACGACTCGACTCATTTCTTTTCTGCTAATCTCGATGCTTATTCTGGTAATTCTGGATCTCCAGTTCTAAATGCTCAAACAAAAGAAGTAGAAGGAATTCTTGTTCGTGGAAGTCAAGATTTTGAAGATCAGGATGATGGCACAATGACAGTAAATATTTGTGTCGAAGGTGATCGTCGTGAAGAGTGCCTTTATGGTGAGGACATTACGAGAATTACCTCTTTAGGCCTCGAAAAATTATTATAA
- a CDS encoding Crp/Fnr family transcriptional regulator, whose translation MSETITLKKGEFLLLEGEESQEMYLLVEGQLSVLKGMGEQEREVSKIFPKQLVGEISFLDGEPRSASVLAQSDCKLIVIRRAHFNEVIDNQQDWFKKLALTLCDRLRKASERAKV comes from the coding sequence ATGAGCGAAACAATAACTTTAAAAAAAGGCGAATTCCTCCTTCTTGAAGGAGAAGAAAGCCAGGAGATGTACCTTCTAGTTGAAGGGCAACTAAGTGTTCTAAAAGGAATGGGCGAACAAGAGCGCGAAGTTTCCAAGATCTTTCCAAAACAATTAGTTGGAGAGATATCTTTTTTAGATGGCGAACCAAGATCAGCATCAGTTCTTGCCCAAAGTGACTGTAAATTAATCGTTATTAGAAGAGCGCATTTTAATGAAGTTATAGATAATCAGCAAGATTGGTTTAAGAAGTTGGCCCTCACCCTTTGTGACCGATTACGCAAAGCAAGTGAACGAGCTAAAGTATAA
- a CDS encoding VOC family protein, protein MSLDAIGIISDDMDKSIEFYQCFGLDFELFGENEHAEALLPSGVRLMIDSKELMKKLYPAKEIKRGNSMVLCFKFETSSELDERFQFLSEKKYSVLKSPEDMFWGQRYASVEDPDGNQIDLFCALREQ, encoded by the coding sequence TTGAGTTTAGATGCAATTGGGATTATTAGTGATGATATGGATAAGTCTATCGAATTCTACCAATGCTTTGGATTGGACTTCGAGTTATTTGGTGAAAATGAACATGCAGAAGCACTTCTTCCTAGTGGTGTACGTCTAATGATCGATTCAAAAGAACTTATGAAAAAGCTTTATCCAGCTAAAGAGATTAAGCGCGGAAATTCAATGGTTCTTTGCTTTAAGTTTGAAACGAGCTCTGAGTTAGATGAGCGATTTCAATTTTTAAGTGAGAAAAAGTATTCGGTATTAAAAAGTCCTGAGGATATGTTTTGGGGGCAGCGATATGCCAGTGTCGAAGATCCTGATGGAAATCAAATTGATCTTTTTTGTGCACTCAGAGAACAATAG
- the bfr gene encoding bacterioferritin — translation MKTNQKVVDSLNKLLACELTAIDVYFIHSRLYEDWGLNKLYERIDHEKDDEGLHADKLIRRILFLEGKPNIKTRLDYEVGDNVRDLLQFELDLEYKNMDLLKESIRVCESECDFASRDILLELLKDTEEDHIKWMEIQLELIDKIGIERYQQSMM, via the coding sequence ATGAAAACAAATCAAAAAGTTGTTGATTCTCTCAATAAACTTCTGGCCTGTGAATTGACGGCGATTGACGTTTATTTCATTCATTCAAGACTCTATGAGGATTGGGGACTCAATAAACTTTATGAGCGCATTGATCATGAAAAAGACGATGAAGGACTCCACGCAGATAAGTTGATCAGAAGAATTCTCTTTCTTGAAGGGAAGCCAAATATTAAAACGAGACTAGATTATGAAGTTGGTGACAATGTTCGTGATCTTCTCCAGTTTGAACTGGATCTTGAATATAAGAATATGGATCTTTTAAAAGAGTCGATCCGTGTTTGTGAAAGTGAATGTGACTTTGCATCCCGTGATATTCTTCTTGAACTTTTAAAAGACACAGAAGAAGACCATATTAAATGGATGGAGATTCAATTAGAGCTTATCGATAAAATCGGAATTGAGCGCTATCAACAGTCAATGATGTAA
- a CDS encoding SH3 domain-containing protein — MDQIEQTPLGGKNLGDILKKNTIERPSIGLSKLLKQNLAASETEVLQDKGSLASEYDQLEADMEESQNLLKSEREENQRLSALVESINDKLDRLEKLEDFEKRAMQQISETIKENMIEVTPMTAPVERIIETSTHKDGLNLDIKKILSLVGLSLIVGAFMGNFLFPKTPEVIVKEIVKKIPAKVPPKVIETRFVTLKFANLRDQASPKGELIQTLSPNQSVKFIEQKGGWHKVEYHDLISDKKVTGWLWYELIKKLK; from the coding sequence ATGGATCAGATCGAACAAACACCTCTTGGTGGGAAAAACTTAGGTGATATTTTAAAGAAAAATACCATCGAAAGGCCCTCAATAGGGCTCTCTAAGCTTCTAAAGCAAAACCTCGCGGCCAGCGAAACAGAAGTTCTTCAAGACAAAGGAAGTCTTGCCAGTGAATATGATCAGCTTGAAGCTGATATGGAAGAGAGTCAAAACCTTTTAAAGTCTGAGCGAGAAGAGAATCAGAGACTCTCAGCTCTCGTCGAGTCAATCAACGATAAACTAGATCGCTTAGAAAAACTTGAAGACTTTGAAAAACGTGCGATGCAACAGATCAGTGAAACAATCAAAGAAAATATGATTGAAGTAACACCAATGACAGCGCCAGTTGAAAGAATCATCGAAACGAGCACACATAAAGATGGACTAAATCTTGATATAAAAAAAATCCTCTCTCTAGTGGGGCTTAGTTTGATTGTAGGTGCTTTCATGGGAAATTTTCTCTTTCCTAAAACTCCTGAAGTTATCGTGAAAGAGATCGTTAAAAAGATACCGGCCAAGGTTCCACCAAAAGTTATCGAAACAAGATTTGTTACGCTAAAATTTGCCAATCTAAGAGATCAAGCATCTCCTAAGGGCGAGCTTATTCAAACACTATCACCGAATCAATCAGTTAAGTTTATTGAGCAAAAAGGTGGTTGGCACAAAGTGGAATACCACGATCTCATTTCTGATAAAAAAGTCACGGGTTGGCTTTGGTACGAATTAATCAAAAAACTAAAATAA
- the astE gene encoding succinylglutamate desuccinylase, translating into MNIIEQLKEGASFLNITRQNEQFLSPEKSDDQLHHFEIIDTGIILVAPKVMTKEEAIILSCAIHGNETAPIEILDEILIDVFAGKITLKSPFLFIFGNPKAMNTATRFIDYNLNRLFVGAHKKKEPCYETQRAARLEEAVDYFYKSFDFNSKLHYDLHTAIKPSAYEKFAIYPYLKDREHSKEQLFFLSELGLDAILFSKSASTTFSHHTTQRYKAHAFTVELGKVHSFGNNPMEKFTKAKETLRALAAGEFQFSGPPLPKDLALFDIEMKIIKHDDSFSFIFPKETPNFTSFKKGQPLYREGEQEFLCPKEGLCIVFPNEDVNNGQRAGLLVKKR; encoded by the coding sequence ATGAACATCATCGAACAACTAAAGGAAGGCGCGTCCTTTTTAAATATTACACGCCAGAACGAACAATTTCTTTCACCAGAAAAAAGTGATGATCAACTTCACCACTTTGAAATCATCGATACAGGAATCATTCTTGTGGCCCCTAAAGTAATGACTAAAGAAGAGGCCATCATTCTCTCCTGTGCCATACACGGTAACGAGACAGCTCCCATTGAAATATTAGATGAAATACTCATCGATGTTTTTGCTGGAAAGATCACTCTTAAATCGCCTTTTCTCTTTATTTTTGGAAACCCAAAGGCCATGAATACGGCCACACGCTTTATCGACTATAACCTTAATAGACTTTTTGTTGGTGCCCATAAGAAAAAAGAGCCTTGCTATGAGACTCAGCGTGCGGCGCGACTAGAGGAAGCTGTTGATTATTTCTATAAGAGTTTTGATTTTAATTCTAAACTTCACTACGATTTACACACGGCCATAAAGCCTTCGGCCTATGAGAAATTCGCCATCTATCCCTATTTAAAAGATAGAGAGCACTCCAAAGAGCAGCTCTTTTTTCTCTCAGAACTTGGACTCGATGCCATTTTATTCTCAAAGTCAGCATCAACAACTTTTTCTCACCATACAACACAAAGATACAAGGCCCACGCCTTTACAGTTGAACTGGGAAAAGTTCACTCCTTTGGAAATAATCCAATGGAAAAATTCACCAAGGCCAAAGAGACATTAAGAGCACTTGCTGCGGGAGAATTTCAATTTTCAGGCCCACCACTTCCAAAAGATCTCGCACTCTTTGATATTGAAATGAAAATTATCAAACACGACGATAGTTTCTCATTTATCTTTCCAAAAGAAACGCCAAACTTTACAAGCTTTAAAAAAGGACAACCACTGTACAGAGAAGGTGAACAAGAATTTCTCTGTCCAAAAGAAGGTCTATGCATTGTCTTTCCAAACGAAGATGTGAACAACGGACAACGTGCTGGCCTTCTTGTAAAAAAGAGATGA
- a CDS encoding amino acid ABC transporter permease, which yields MDDPLSFLEFSTQIVIPRLALGMGITLKLTIVSAFFGMCIGLFLCLCRISNSKALKALTVLYVTIFRGTPLLLQILFIYFALPQVLDITLDSFPAGVLGLSLNCGAYFAEIFRSAIESIPKGQLEAARALGLSYWQGMRRIIIPQTYKRLIPPVVNELAALSKDTSLVSVIALGELLYMTQRLGAKYLRPWEVYFWAAIGYLMIVLALTIVSTYTERRLARRGEI from the coding sequence ATGGATGATCCTCTCAGTTTTCTTGAGTTTTCAACTCAAATCGTTATTCCTAGGCTTGCCCTTGGAATGGGAATTACATTAAAGTTAACTATCGTAAGTGCATTTTTTGGAATGTGTATCGGGCTCTTTCTGTGCCTGTGCAGAATTTCAAATTCAAAAGCACTTAAGGCCTTAACTGTTTTATACGTTACAATTTTTAGAGGAACGCCTCTTCTTTTACAAATTCTCTTCATCTACTTTGCTCTTCCACAGGTTTTAGATATCACTCTCGATTCTTTTCCTGCAGGTGTTTTGGGGCTCAGTCTCAATTGTGGGGCCTATTTTGCGGAGATTTTTAGATCGGCGATTGAATCAATTCCAAAAGGTCAGTTAGAGGCAGCAAGGGCCCTTGGGCTCAGTTATTGGCAGGGGATGCGAAGAATTATTATCCCTCAAACTTATAAGAGATTAATTCCTCCGGTAGTTAATGAGCTTGCCGCTCTTTCAAAAGATACATCCCTTGTTTCTGTTATCGCACTTGGAGAGCTCCTCTACATGACTCAAAGACTTGGTGCTAAGTATCTTCGTCCATGGGAAGTTTATTTTTGGGCGGCCATAGGTTATCTCATGATTGTTTTGGCCTTGACGATCGTCTCGACTTATACAGAAAGACGCCTAGCTAGAAGAGGAGAGATTTAA